The window CATGCGTGGGGCAGGGCAGCCGCCGCACGAACCGGCCGGTTGGGCCTGTGATGGCCCGGGCTGCGAGGGAGCCGGCGCCTGCGAGGATGCCGCCCCGGGAGATGACGGCGCCCCCGGGGATGAAGGCGCCATTGACGAAGCTGGCGCTGTAGCCGCCGCCGATGGGACAGTCGCTTTGCTGGGCGCCGCCATTGAACTTGAAGCGCTGCCCGACCCTGGCGGCAGTTGATTGGCCCATCCAACCGACGCGCCGACTGCGACGATGGTTGCGGCAGTCGCCACGGCAAACAAATGCTTAGATTTCATAGGAGATCTCGCCAGCGACAACTTTAATCTGGGTAAATTGCGGCAAGCATCGGGCCTGCCTGGCTGCCAATCTAATGCTCTTGAAGTGCCCAGTCAAGCAACTGCGAAGGATGGAGAAAATGAGAAACCGCTCACCGCGAAGTGGCGGGTTTCGAATTGCGCATAAAAAAACCTCGGCCGGGACAAGCCCGGCCGAGGCATGGGAACTCAAAATAGCAAATCAAAGTTGTCGTTCAAGAACTCAGTACAACCCCCGTCCTACCGCTTAGAACCGGCATTCCAGACCTGCAAACGCACCATCCACAATCAGGTCGCCGTTGGTCTTGATGGTCTTCCAGCCAGCCTCGTCAGCAAAGAATTGCGGAATCTGGTTGTCGGCCAAGGCCACGCCGCTGACCCCTACCACACGGTAACCACCGATGAAGCTCCAATTGGAACTAAACGCCCAGTTGAAACCTACGTCGATCGAACCCAACATCGAAAACACATTCGCCGAGTTGTTGAAGTGCAGGACATCTCCGTTGGCGTCAAACGTCGCTTGCGTGCCATCGGACAAGGCCATCGCGTTGTAACCCGTGATGTGATTGCCATAGATGCCAATCTTGGGAGCAGCAAACACGCTCCAGCGGCTGCAAATCTGGTAGTTTAAGTACGCACCGAGCTGGAAACCAACCAAGTTGTTCGTCACGTTGGCGTTGATAATCGCCTCATCGCTGGTGCTGCCTGCTGGCGGAACCGCCGTGAACTGATCCCAGGTCAAGTTGTCGCGGAAGTTGAAGTAGCGGATGCCGGCCAGAGCGGTCACCTGGAAGCGGTTGCACGCTTCGCAGCAAGGCATATACAGGAAGTTGACTTCCACGTTATTGATGTCGTCGTTGCGCGACAGCCGCACGGCCGTCACAGGACTGCCGGTCCGGTTGTCATACCAATCAGTGGCCGGATTCGTGCCGAAGGAAACCCCGCTGTCGTCCTGCACCGTGCCGAGCGAAAAGGTGCTGTTCGTGAGCAAGGCGTTGCCGTTCATGCCCCACACGCCCCAGTAATCGGCTTCAACGCCGAAACGACCGGTGGGTCCGCACGAATTTGAGCAACTGCACGGATCGCCGCAGCAGCCGCAGCCGAACCAGTAACCGATGCGGGTATCCACGCCGCCGCCCCAATTCGCGCCAGGGAAGTAGAGCAATTGATGCGCGTTGTTTGCCGTATCGTAGGTGGTCCAGTTTCGATTCGCGACCGTGCGGCCCATGGTCAGGCCACCCGCATAAGCGTACCAATGATCGTTGCAGCAGCAGGAAGGCAGGTTGCAACCACATTCGTCGCCCCAGCCGCAATTGTGCAAGGCGTTTTCGTAACTACCGCCACAAGAATTGCAAGTGTCGCAGCTCGCTGCAGCGCCGCTGCTGGAAGTGTTGTCCGGAGGCGCTTGGGGAGCAGTGGCCGGCGCCTGCATGCGGGCACTGGCCGGGGTGCCAACGACCGGTTGGCCCCCCGAGGCCCCGCTATAATTTAAGGAAGGCTGTGTTGAGTAATCCAGCCGGGTCAGGCGCACGCCGTAGGGGTCATTCGCCTCGAGATAATTAGTTTGAGCCAGTGCCGTGCCCGACAGGCACAACACGCCCACCATCGCAGTCCAAGCACGATAGGCAGTCATGGTTTCGATCCCTCACAAGTTCCTGATAAAAACGCCGCGCGCCACCATGACATCGCGGCCTGGAGCCGAACAGCCGGCGCACACGCGCCTTGTCGTCCAACTTTCTGTATGGGGATCCGTCCCGCATAACCGTCCGTGGTGTCATTGGAAATCGACGCTTCTGAAACGGCGCTTTTGGATTTTGCGGCCCAACAACACGCCGGGAAAAATCGCCACAAGACTTATGGGTGGGTCAATCAAAACGCGCGGCAGATTTTCGCGCCAGGGCGGGAAACTTTAGCGAACCTGCGTGTGGTTCTACGCCGGATCATGCACGATATTCCGGAGATGCCCTTAAGGCACGGAAACGGGTGTGGGTTTCAATCTAGCCGCCGAAGCGGGGGCAAGAATCCGCGAGAGCCGCACAATCAGTTGCTCCAGCACCAGGCGGGGCTTATCGCCAGAAGAACTGGAACCTTTTAACGCTAAATCGGCCTCCAGCAGCCAGCGATAGATGTGCTTGGCGCGGTCGCGGCCGATCTGTCGTAATTGCCGTTCGGTTTTATCGAGCACGAACTTTTTGGGCGTTACGCCGGCTTCGCGCAGCGCTTCGGGCAGTGAAATGCGGCGGCGTTGCAACTCAGCGTGTTCGACCAGCCGGGTGGCGGCCGCCATCCGGCGGAGCGAACCGCTCATCATGGCCAGCAAGGCAATCGGCTCTTCGCCGGCCAACAGCAGGCGGTCGAGCTCCACCAGGGCCGTTGCGGCCTGTCCGTCCAGGGCGGCCTCGATCATGGCCCAGGCGGTTTTCGCCCGCCAGCCGCCCACGGCGTGCTGCACCAATGGGCGGGTGATTTTTCGATGTTTTTCGCTTCCCGCCAGGAGCGACAACTTGGCCAACTCCTGATCTAAACGCCCCAATTGCGGTCCGACAATCTCCAGTAGTAATTCCGCAGCCTCAGGGTCCAGATGCGCTTGATATTGCTTTTCCGCCCGGACTGCCAGCCATTTTATGACGGATTCTTCATCGATATCTCCAAACCGATTGCCCGGCAAATTGCAGTTCACTTGCAAGCCGCTTTCCGCCAGACGTTTGTACAAGCGGGTGTTGGCCGGCCAAGACTGAACTTCCAACACCAGCACTGATAAAGGCCGCGGCTGTTGGCAGTAATCTTCCAGCGCCTGGCGGTGCTGGCTGACGAACTTGTCGGCCCCGGCGAGCGCCACCATCCGCCGCCCGCCGCCGAACATCGAAACCGTGGCCAGTTCGTCGAGCACTTCGCGCAACTCGGCCTGGTTGCCATCCAACGCGGTGAACGATAATTCGCCATCGTCGCCGGTTAATACAGCGGCCCGCAAGCGATCCAGCGATTCGCGCATCAGCAGCGGCTCGTCGCCAAACAACACGCACAGGGGGGGCACAGCCGGCGTTTTTTCGCGAGCCAGAAATTCAAAGGCGCTGGTGGCATCAGGCATGCCACAAATATAACGAGACGGCCTGGCAAAGCCCATCGGCCGGCATGGCCAGCTTTATTATTTACCGAGAGAAATCGCCGAAGGAGGGCCGTGTTGCGGTATCGGCGCTGGGGCGGACTCCGCGGATGCGGCCTTCGGGCCGGATGCGGTCCAAGGTGACGGGTTGGGCCGCCTCGAACACGCCCGTATTGCCGGCTCCATCGCGTGCTTCAATCCGCAGATAAATGCGGTCGGGCACCCGGCTATCGGGGCGCCAGGCATATTGGCCGGTGTTTTCCAGTCCGGCGGCGATGATCGACCACTGGCCGCCCGGCCGATCGCTGAACAGCAGCGTCACGGGGCGCGCCGCCAAAGCTGCATCGCTGGCTTCCCAGCGGATAAGCAATTCGCCACTGTGCGGTCCTTCACCGGCGGTGGCATCGAGCAGCCGCACGGCGGGTTTGGTTAAATCGACCATCACCCATAAATCGGGGGCATCGCCGCTGCGTGGCGGCAGGCCGCCGAGGCCGGAACCGCTTTGCACAACAATGCGGAAACCGTACAAGCCTTCCCCCTCCACGTTGGCGCGGATGGGGCTGCGATTGTCGTCATCGACCCCGTAGCTGTTCCAGGTGCGGCCACCATCGCGGGTACCCCACAACTCGACCTTGGCGATGCCGGAGGGGCCGATGCCGTCGACTTCGTAATCCAGATCGAACGAGCGAGCATTCACCATGCGGGGCCGCTCGCCGGGCGGGAGCAGACCCTTAGTTGACGAATTGATATCCGTCGGGCCGGTGCTTGTCGGCGATGAAGGAATCGACAACGATGGACTGGCCGATTGCGGGTTGTTGGAATATGCGGCAGTCGGGGGCATGTCGTTTCGATAAGAATTCACGTCGTTTCGATATGAATTGTTGTCCGGCAGCACTTGGTTGCGGATGGGCGGGTTTACGTTTTCCACTGCCCGGCTGGCGATGTCGCCGTAGCGCGAGGGGTTGCCGGTATACGGCGATTGATAATCGGCCGGGGGCGAATTGGCGGCATACGAAGGCGCAGACGAAGCACTTTGCGGGCGAGCAGTGAGATCGTCGGCCGGAATTGGGTTGCGTCCCAAAGGCAAATCACTGGAGCGATCGGCTGGCCACGCAGTATTTCCGCTGCTACCCATGGCGAATTGATTGGCCGATGGCGATCGTGGCGCGTTATAGGTTGTCGGGCCGGAGTTCGAGGGTGCGGATGCGGAATTTCGCACTGGAAGCGCTGCGTTGAGTTGCTGATTCGCCGGCGGGCCACCGGCCGACCAGCCGGCGTTGGGCGTCGACATCCAATTCTGGTCCGCATCCGGAGGCCGCATGGCTTTGTTGCTGGCGGTTAATTCGTGCTTGAGAGAAGCGCCGGGGGGTTCCGCCAGCGCTTGCGAAAGCGTTTCGTTTCCGGCCCGATCGCTGATGGTGGCCCGCACCGATACGCTGCCAGCAGGCGCATCGGTGGGAAACCAAGTGAGCGTGCCGGTCGATGTGCTCCGGTCTATCCCGGGCGACGGCCGATCGACCGCGACCTGCCGCCAACTTCCGGCGGCGGTTTGGTATTCGATTTTCAAACTATCGGCGTTGAGCAGCGGATCGACCGCTTGCCAACTGGCTTTGACTTCGCCCGCCTCACCGCGCAGGGCAGTCAGATCGAGCCGCGGCGGCAAGGTATCGACAATCACGCGTAATTCGGGCCTGCCGCCGACCTCGGGGGAAACATGCCCCTGACGGTCGGCGGTGCGAATTTGGAACCAGTATTCGCCGTCATGGGGCGCGCGGAACGTAAAGCTGCGTTCTTGCGGCGAAACGGCTTGGGCCTGTTCCCACGTCGCTCCGCTGTTGACGGAAACATAGAGGCGGATTTCGGCGGGCTGCTGATCGGGCGATTCCGCGGCGGCCACTTTGAACGGAATGGTAAACGCTTGCTGTCGCCAGCACAGCGGTTCCGGTAAGCCATCGGCGGCGGAAGACGTTGCGGCCCACGATGGCGGCGAAAGCACGAGCGCAATCATGCACGCCGCAAAGTGCAAAATCTGTGGGCCAAGCCGCCGTGCGCGCATGACGATACTCCGGGGTCTATCTGGTGGTATCGACCTTGCCGTGCAGGCGGCTTGAAACGACCATGCGCACAATGCACGAAACGAAAGGTTGGCAGGCTGGGAAGCAACGCTAGCAGAATCCACGATGCTAAAACGCAAGCGCGTTGATCGTTTACAATTGCGAACGGTGTCCAACGGCGCCGGCCTTATGCGCCGCGGACTTGTCGAACAATTTCCACGTACTTGCGGGCCAGGTCGGTGATCTTCGCAAATTCGCGCTTGGCAACGGCCTGCGGATCCACCAATGAACTGCCAATGCCCAGGGCACACGCGCCGGCTTTGAGAAAATCGGCGGCGGTCTGCAAATTGACGCCGCCGGTGGGCATCAGCCGGACTTGTGGCAGCGGGGCCAGCACCGCCTTCAGATAACCTGGTCCTGTAAGATCGGATGGAAAAACTTTCACGATATCAGCGCCAGCTTGCCAGGCGGTAAGAATTTCGGTCGGCGTTAAAGCGCCCGGCATCACCACCCGGCTGTAGCGGCGGCAGAGCTCAACAACTTGCAAATTCAACGTGGGAGAGACGATAAATTGAGCCCCGGCCAAAATGGCGGCCCGGGCCGTTTCGGCATCTAACACGGTGCCGGCGCCCAATACCAGTTTGTCGCCCAAACGGTCCGCCACTTGCTCTATAACCTGCAGGGCATGCGGAACGGTGAAGGTGACTTCAATGGCCTCGACGCCGCCGGCCAGCAGAGCCTCGGCCACTTCGGCCAGCAATTCGCCACGGGGGGCACGCAACACCGCCACGATTCCGCAGCGGAGAATTCGATCCAAATCGTTCGCTTGAGGCATGGCAGGAGCAGAAAGAATCTGAGTTTGAACCGTGGTGGTAATGGAAGTGGCACAACAGCCCACTACATTATGCCGCACAGTTAGGGGGAGCCTCTTTGAATGTCACACAGGGCATGGTTTGGGGGCCTTCTGGAAACGCCGGGACGCCTGTTCAGGCTCCCCAGGTTTTCTCCTAGCATAACCCAAGCGTGCCAACTGGCGAAATGCTGCCGATTTTTCATCCTGGACTGATTCAAGGGGAGTATCCATAATGAACAGGTGGTGTGGTCGCCAAGCGACAAGCTGGGAACGCAGGCCGGCAGGTTTTCGATGGGAGACCCCGCAGCCCAAAAACTTATTACGGCGGGTTTGTTATTTGCGGCTATGGCCGTGCTTGCGGCTTTGGGCGCTTGGATCGTGTCAAGGTTTCGCGGTAGTAAGGGCGACGAAGGGCCAGCGGTGAGCGAACTACTCAGCAAATTTCGCGAACTGCACGAGCAAGGTAAGCTGAGCGACGAGGAATTCCGAAACATTAAAACACTCCTCGCGGAGAAAATCCAGCAAGAGTTAAACGATAACAGCGAACCGGGTTAAGCCGATTTACTCTGCTTCAACACGCAGCGCGGTAAAACCGCACGTGCCTGGGTTGCCGTGCGGCGGGGTAACGCGGATCGTAACTGTGGCAACGAATTGCAATAATGTCAGATAAAACAGTATTTCTGCAAAATCAATTGTGTAACCGCAAAGCATAAGGAAGAAAATTCGAGCGTGGACATGGATGGCCCCCGGCGCGACTGCGAACTTTCCAGTTCAAGCCACTCGAGCGACTCCGATGATTAAAACTTCACTCGCATGCAGAGTGCAGCGGGTGAAGAGAACTCGAAAGGATTAGGCATGCCTAACGGGCGCGACATCAACCTTGGCCGGCGCGGGGGACCAACCTCCACGGGCGGCAGTGGCGGCAGCGGCGGCGGCACCACCAAAAAAAATGCTTTCTGTTCCTTCTGTCGCAAAAGTTACCGTGACGTGGGACCGCTGGTCGAAGGACCAGGCGATGTTTACATCTGCGGCGAGTGCATCGAACTGTGCCAGTCGATTCTCGATCAGGAACGCCGGCGCCGCGGGGCCACCAAGCAGTTGTTCACGCGCATTCCCAGTCCGCGCGAAATCGTCACGCAGTTGGACGAATACGTGATCGGCCAGGAACACGCGAAAAAAGTGCTGGCCGTGGCCGTGCACAGTCATTACAAGCGATTGACTTTGGGCGCGGAAGCCAGCGACGTAGAGGTCGATAAATCGAACATCATGCTGCTGGGACCGACGGGCTCCGGCAAAACGCTGCTCGCGCGCACGCTGGCCAAAATTTT of the Pirellulales bacterium genome contains:
- a CDS encoding BBP7 family outer membrane beta-barrel protein, encoding MTAYRAWTAMVGVLCLSGTALAQTNYLEANDPYGVRLTRLDYSTQPSLNYSGASGGQPVVGTPASARMQAPATAPQAPPDNTSSSGAAASCDTCNSCGGSYENALHNCGWGDECGCNLPSCCCNDHWYAYAGGLTMGRTVANRNWTTYDTANNAHQLLYFPGANWGGGVDTRIGYWFGCGCCGDPCSCSNSCGPTGRFGVEADYWGVWGMNGNALLTNSTFSLGTVQDDSGVSFGTNPATDWYDNRTGSPVTAVRLSRNDDINNVEVNFLYMPCCEACNRFQVTALAGIRYFNFRDNLTWDQFTAVPPAGSTSDEAIINANVTNNLVGFQLGAYLNYQICSRWSVFAAPKIGIYGNHITGYNAMALSDGTQATFDANGDVLHFNNSANVFSMLGSIDVGFNWAFSSNWSFIGGYRVVGVSGVALADNQIPQFFADEAGWKTIKTNGDLIVDGAFAGLECRF
- the holA gene encoding DNA polymerase III subunit delta, which encodes MPDATSAFEFLAREKTPAVPPLCVLFGDEPLLMRESLDRLRAAVLTGDDGELSFTALDGNQAELREVLDELATVSMFGGGRRMVALAGADKFVSQHRQALEDYCQQPRPLSVLVLEVQSWPANTRLYKRLAESGLQVNCNLPGNRFGDIDEESVIKWLAVRAEKQYQAHLDPEAAELLLEIVGPQLGRLDQELAKLSLLAGSEKHRKITRPLVQHAVGGWRAKTAWAMIEAALDGQAATALVELDRLLLAGEEPIALLAMMSGSLRRMAAATRLVEHAELQRRRISLPEALREAGVTPKKFVLDKTERQLRQIGRDRAKHIYRWLLEADLALKGSSSSGDKPRLVLEQLIVRLSRILAPASAARLKPTPVSVP
- the eda gene encoding bifunctional 4-hydroxy-2-oxoglutarate aldolase/2-dehydro-3-deoxy-phosphogluconate aldolase, whose product is MPQANDLDRILRCGIVAVLRAPRGELLAEVAEALLAGGVEAIEVTFTVPHALQVIEQVADRLGDKLVLGAGTVLDAETARAAILAGAQFIVSPTLNLQVVELCRRYSRVVMPGALTPTEILTAWQAGADIVKVFPSDLTGPGYLKAVLAPLPQVRLMPTGGVNLQTAADFLKAGACALGIGSSLVDPQAVAKREFAKITDLARKYVEIVRQVRGA